The genomic DNA TGATGACTATCTTCCTTGTAACCAGTGGTGATTTTCTCTTGGACAGAGTGGATCAGTACCTCTAAGACGACACGTCTTTGCATACTATTTACCAATGGGAGTGGACTTGATGCCTAAGGTAGGAATTATGCCCTGTTTGGACCTAAAGGATGGCAGAGTGGTCAAAGGGGTCAATTTCACAGAGCTTAAGGATGCGGGAGATCCGGTGGAGTGTGCCAAAACCTATTATTTACATGGGGCTGATGAATTGGCCCTCTTAGATATTGGCGCCACTGATGAGAAGCGGGGAACTACGCTAGGTGTTGTCCGTAGCATAGCCGAGGTGATCCAGATCCCTCTGACAGTGGGGGGAGGCGTCAATAGTGTGGAATCTGCTGGCGCGGTTTTATCCGCTGGAGCCGACCGGGTGTCGGTGGGTACAGCGGGATTCATGAATCCAAAGCTGTTTAAAGAGCTTGCGCTAAGTTTTGGCCGGGACAGCGTGGTGGCCGCAGTGGATGTTGATCGAAATCCGCAGCTTCCCTCGGGCTATGAAATATACATACATGGTGGCAAAACCCCGACGGGTAGGGACGCACTTATTTGGATGGAGGAAGTACAGCAAGAAGGAGCCGGTTCTTTGCTTGTGACGAGTAAAGCCTGTGATGGAACCGGGACTGGTTATGATTTGGAGCTTTTGCGCCTAATCAAAAGTAGGGTAGAGCTTCCGGTGATTGCCTCGGGTGGTGCAGGTACCTTTGCGCATTTCCTGGCGGCAGCCCAAGCAGGGGCAGACGTTCTTCTTGCGGCATCGGTTTTCCATTTCGGGCAGATAGGCATCGG from Limnochordia bacterium includes the following:
- a CDS encoding imidazole glycerol phosphate synthase cyclase subunit, giving the protein MPKVGIMPCLDLKDGRVVKGVNFTELKDAGDPVECAKTYYLHGADELALLDIGATDEKRGTTLGVVRSIAEVIQIPLTVGGGVNSVESAGAVLSAGADRVSVGTAGFMNPKLFKELALSFGRDSVVAAVDVDRNPQLPSGYEIYIHGGKTPTGRDALIWMEEVQQEGAGSLLVTSKACDGTGTGYDLELLRLIKSRVELPVIASGGAGTFAHFLAAAQAGADVLLAASVFHFGQIGIGELKEFLAEHGFC